From a single Adhaeribacter swui genomic region:
- a CDS encoding T9SS C-terminal target domain-containing protein has product MKKFQNWTLLAILAIFSFACSDDDSGSNSGGNGNTPKTEFKVTESNGVATVEGSTDQNFTFAANKKYLLKGFVYVMNGATLTIEPGTVIMGEKASKGTLVIERGGKIMAEGTAQKPIVFTSAQAKGNRAAGDWGGIIVLGKAPINLPNNNGRIEGGVDRDFGGTEAADNSGILKYVRIEFGGVAFQPDNEINGLTMGGVGSGTTIDYIQVSHCGDDAFEWFGGTVNAKHLIAYKTVDDMFDTDNGFSGKLQFLVGLSDPNVADVSGSNGFESDNDAQGSNATPKTSAIFSNVSLFGPKATPDASAFNSNFKRGMHIRRNSSISVYNTLVAGWPTGLLLDDQSGNSSTTEANATSGSLKIKNVVIAGSGSKALAVYAGDATVTPNKPASTFDISGFFNATGNNNSIIADYATLGLPNAFSQSAPNFLPAAGSALLTGGATTGLDSFFESATYIGAFGTTDWTAGWTNWNANEVEY; this is encoded by the coding sequence ATGAAGAAATTTCAAAATTGGACCTTATTAGCCATTCTGGCGATATTCTCCTTTGCCTGTTCCGACGACGATAGTGGTTCGAATTCAGGCGGTAACGGGAACACCCCTAAAACCGAATTTAAAGTAACTGAATCCAACGGTGTTGCTACGGTAGAAGGATCTACGGATCAGAATTTTACTTTTGCTGCTAATAAAAAGTACTTATTAAAAGGCTTTGTTTACGTGATGAACGGCGCCACCTTAACTATTGAGCCTGGCACCGTTATTATGGGCGAAAAAGCGTCTAAAGGTACTCTGGTAATTGAGCGGGGTGGTAAAATTATGGCCGAAGGTACAGCACAAAAACCTATTGTATTTACTTCGGCTCAAGCTAAAGGCAACCGCGCTGCCGGCGACTGGGGCGGAATTATTGTTTTGGGAAAAGCGCCTATTAACTTACCTAACAACAATGGCCGCATTGAAGGCGGTGTTGACCGGGATTTTGGTGGTACCGAAGCAGCCGATAACTCTGGTATTTTAAAATACGTGCGTATCGAGTTTGGCGGGGTAGCTTTTCAGCCCGACAATGAAATTAACGGTTTAACCATGGGTGGCGTAGGTTCCGGCACTACTATCGATTACATCCAAGTGTCGCATTGCGGCGACGATGCCTTTGAGTGGTTTGGCGGTACGGTAAATGCCAAGCACTTGATTGCTTACAAAACCGTGGATGATATGTTTGACACTGATAACGGTTTTTCCGGCAAATTACAATTTCTGGTAGGTTTAAGCGATCCAAACGTAGCTGATGTTTCCGGTTCTAACGGTTTTGAATCAGATAACGATGCTCAAGGTTCTAATGCCACCCCTAAAACCAGCGCTATTTTCTCTAACGTATCTTTGTTTGGTCCTAAAGCCACCCCTGATGCATCTGCCTTTAATTCTAACTTTAAGCGGGGCATGCACATTCGCCGTAACAGCAGCATTTCGGTGTACAACACTTTAGTAGCTGGTTGGCCCACCGGTTTGTTATTAGACGACCAAAGTGGTAACAGCTCCACTACCGAAGCCAACGCAACCAGTGGTTCTTTAAAAATTAAAAATGTAGTTATTGCGGGTTCCGGTTCTAAAGCTTTAGCGGTTTACGCCGGCGATGCCACGGTAACCCCTAATAAACCGGCCAGTACATTCGATATCTCTGGCTTCTTTAACGCTACCGGTAATAACAACAGCATTATTGCGGATTACGCCACCTTGGGTTTACCAAACGCCTTTAGCCAATCGGCACCAAACTTTTTACCAGCTGCTGGCTCTGCTTTATTAACGGGTGGTGCTACTACTGGCCTGGATTCTTTCTTTGAAAGTGCTACGTACATCGGTGCTTTTGGTACCACCGACTGGACTGCCGGCTGGACTAACTGGAACGCTAACGAAGTAGAGTATTAA
- a CDS encoding TonB-dependent receptor, which produces MKKFLLLLTLLSTSIFAFAQQGTLAGKVKDKKTGEPIIGAVVFITGSNKGSTTDLEGNYSIQLEPGVYKITASYVSYKPQNFESVQVTAGKTTTLNISIEEATTQLGGVTITGTKQTNTDITLIKELKQSEVVVSGVSGEQITKSLDRDAAETVKRIPGVTIMNDRYIYVRGLSERYNTVMLNDALTPSTESDTRAFSFDILPTNVIDRILIFKGGSPELPGEFGGGVIKVYTKNFSDQNSTTINISSSFRNNTTFKNFASYNGGKTDFLGFDDGTRALSNSFPENLNNANNTEVANAARDLPNTWLPNRAKALPDLRMSLGLTRRMDIGDVKISNITSLSYSNTRQYFNALRNDYQDFNQSTQNSPLNYSYQDQQSNSNVRLGVLHNWGVRFNERNRLEFRNLFNQLGSSQVTERSGTDQTNGVQEQKNYALRYESRTIYSGQLQGTHTLPDLKNTFSWTAGYSYTNRNEPDFRRVRTQREAGSDDPFAILIPNVPSLRDASRFYSKLHENIYMTSGQYEHLFGQPDSLSGEIENAPKLRFGFYTEYKDRDFNARYMSYAPGSTYNPGLVYQPLDQIFSQENINNSNLILREGTSPSDHYTASNLLTAGYAGITIPLGVKFNISGGVRAEFNRQQLHSRRLGGAPVEVNNPITRVLPSVNLTYNLTQKSLLRWSSSLSVNRPEFRELAPFTYYDFNTNFEITGNPDLKTATIYNSDVRYEFYPNPTEIISFGAFYKYFKNPIENTFLNTPSANSYTFGNADHSTSYGVETEIRKSLLDLSASKFVQNLSLVLNASYIKSQVSLGDLATVQDKERPMMGQSPYIINTGVYYQDDDRKWQVNLLYNVIGRRIFIVGNAQNPTIYEMPRNAIDLTITKGIGERFEIRAGVQDLLNQRYRFIQDSDINSKINKIDETIYEYRRGQYATFGISYKL; this is translated from the coding sequence ATGAAAAAATTTTTATTACTACTCACTTTATTGAGTACCAGTATTTTTGCGTTTGCCCAGCAGGGCACCTTAGCCGGAAAAGTAAAAGACAAAAAAACCGGCGAACCAATCATCGGAGCCGTAGTTTTTATTACCGGTTCTAACAAAGGATCTACCACCGACCTGGAAGGTAACTACTCCATTCAACTGGAACCTGGCGTTTATAAGATTACTGCTTCTTACGTATCGTACAAGCCCCAAAACTTTGAAAGTGTTCAGGTTACCGCGGGCAAAACCACTACCTTAAATATATCCATTGAAGAGGCTACTACGCAACTCGGTGGGGTAACCATTACGGGTACCAAGCAAACCAACACAGATATTACCTTAATTAAAGAGTTAAAACAAAGCGAAGTAGTGGTAAGCGGGGTTTCCGGCGAACAAATTACTAAATCGCTGGACCGGGATGCGGCTGAAACGGTAAAACGGATTCCGGGGGTAACCATCATGAACGACCGTTACATTTACGTGCGGGGTTTAAGTGAGCGCTACAATACCGTTATGCTCAACGATGCCTTAACGCCCAGTACCGAATCAGATACCCGGGCATTCTCATTCGATATTTTACCAACCAACGTTATCGACCGGATTTTAATCTTTAAAGGTGGTTCGCCGGAACTGCCCGGTGAATTTGGCGGCGGGGTTATTAAAGTATACACCAAAAACTTCTCCGACCAAAACAGCACTACTATTAATATATCCTCGTCGTTCCGGAACAATACTACTTTTAAAAATTTTGCTTCTTACAACGGCGGTAAAACCGATTTCTTAGGTTTTGACGATGGAACGCGCGCCCTTTCCAATTCATTTCCGGAGAACCTGAACAATGCAAACAATACAGAAGTTGCTAATGCCGCCCGCGACCTGCCCAACACTTGGCTGCCCAACCGGGCAAAAGCCTTACCCGATTTACGGATGTCGCTGGGGCTTACCCGTCGCATGGATATAGGCGATGTAAAAATCAGTAACATTACGTCACTTTCTTACTCCAATACCCGCCAGTATTTTAATGCTCTACGGAACGATTACCAGGATTTCAACCAAAGTACCCAAAACAGCCCTTTAAATTACAGCTACCAAGATCAGCAATCAAATTCTAATGTGCGGTTGGGCGTACTGCACAACTGGGGGGTTCGGTTTAATGAGCGTAACCGCTTAGAATTTAGAAACCTGTTTAACCAATTAGGTAGCAGTCAGGTAACCGAGCGGAGTGGCACCGACCAGACCAATGGCGTACAAGAGCAGAAAAACTACGCACTCCGCTACGAAAGCCGTACCATTTACTCCGGCCAATTACAGGGCACGCATACCTTACCAGATTTAAAAAATACCTTTAGCTGGACCGCTGGCTACTCTTACACGAACCGCAACGAACCAGATTTTCGGCGGGTACGCACGCAGCGCGAAGCGGGTTCTGATGATCCTTTCGCCATTTTAATCCCGAACGTACCCAGCTTACGCGATGCCAGCCGCTTTTATTCTAAGCTCCACGAAAATATTTACATGACCAGTGGCCAGTACGAGCACTTGTTCGGCCAACCCGATTCCTTATCCGGCGAAATTGAAAATGCGCCTAAACTGCGGTTTGGATTTTACACCGAGTACAAAGACCGTGACTTTAACGCCCGGTACATGTCGTATGCACCTGGTTCTACTTATAATCCTGGTTTGGTTTACCAGCCCTTGGATCAAATATTCTCTCAGGAAAACATCAATAACAGTAACTTAATTCTGCGTGAAGGTACCAGCCCGAGCGATCACTATACCGCTTCTAATTTACTCACAGCTGGTTATGCCGGCATTACCATTCCTTTGGGCGTTAAATTTAATATTTCGGGTGGGGTACGGGCCGAATTCAACCGCCAGCAATTGCACAGCCGTCGTTTAGGTGGCGCGCCGGTAGAGGTAAATAACCCAATCACCCGGGTACTGCCCTCCGTTAATTTAACCTATAATTTAACACAAAAATCATTGCTCCGCTGGAGCTCCAGCTTAAGCGTAAACCGTCCGGAGTTCCGCGAACTGGCCCCATTCACTTACTATGATTTCAACACCAACTTTGAAATTACCGGTAATCCAGACCTGAAAACTGCTACCATTTACAACTCCGATGTTCGTTACGAGTTTTATCCAAACCCAACGGAGATTATATCGTTCGGCGCTTTTTATAAATATTTTAAAAATCCGATTGAGAATACTTTCCTGAATACGCCTTCTGCTAACTCCTATACCTTTGGTAACGCCGATCATTCTACCAGTTACGGGGTTGAAACCGAAATCCGGAAATCGTTGCTAGACCTTTCAGCTTCTAAATTTGTGCAGAACCTGTCGTTGGTTTTAAATGCCAGCTACATAAAAAGTCAGGTAAGTTTAGGTGATTTAGCTACCGTTCAGGATAAAGAACGGCCTATGATGGGACAATCGCCTTACATTATCAACACGGGAGTTTATTACCAGGACGATGACCGGAAATGGCAGGTAAATTTACTTTACAACGTAATCGGCCGCCGCATCTTTATTGTGGGTAATGCTCAAAACCCCACTATTTACGAAATGCCCCGCAATGCCATCGACCTAACCATTACCAAAGGTATCGGCGAGCGCTTCGAAATCCGGGCGGGCGTTCAGGACTTATTGAACCAACGTTACCGCTTTATCCAGGATTCTGACATTAACTCTAAAATCAACAAAATCGACGAGACTATTTATGAGTACCGCCGCGGGCAATACGCTACGTTTGGTATCTCTTACAAACTATAA
- a CDS encoding heme exporter protein CcmB produces MFKEVAYLVQKDFLLELRQKYAFNGMLLYVGSTVFVCYLSFRLRFANLEVPVWNALFWIILLFTSVNAIAKSFIQENRGRLLYYYSLVSPQGIILAKIVYNTILMLVLALICYGFYAVVLGNPVQDDALFLLTILLGALGFSTSLTMISSIAAKASNSSTLMAVLSFPVIIPMLLMLMKLSKNAIDGLDRSVSVDELLTLLAINLIVVSVSYILFPYLWRS; encoded by the coding sequence TTGTTTAAAGAAGTAGCCTACTTAGTACAAAAAGACTTTTTGCTGGAGTTGCGGCAAAAATATGCGTTTAATGGCATGTTGTTGTACGTGGGGAGCACCGTTTTTGTCTGTTACTTAAGTTTCCGGTTGCGGTTTGCCAATTTAGAAGTGCCCGTCTGGAATGCGTTGTTCTGGATAATTTTATTGTTTACCTCGGTAAATGCCATTGCTAAAAGCTTTATTCAGGAAAACCGGGGGCGCTTGCTGTATTACTATTCCCTGGTAAGTCCGCAAGGAATAATTTTGGCGAAGATCGTGTACAACACGATTCTTATGCTGGTTTTGGCGCTAATTTGTTACGGGTTTTACGCGGTTGTATTGGGTAACCCGGTGCAGGATGATGCTTTGTTTCTGCTAACTATTCTGTTGGGAGCTTTGGGCTTTTCTACTTCCCTTACCATGATTTCGAGCATTGCGGCTAAAGCATCGAATAGCAGCACCTTAATGGCGGTGTTAAGCTTTCCGGTAATTATCCCCATGCTTTTAATGCTGATGAAATTATCTAAAAACGCGATTGATGGCCTGGATCGCTCGGTGAGCGTTGATGAATTGTTAACCTTACTGGCCATTAACCTGATTGTGGTAAGTGTGTCGTATATTTTATTCCCGTACTTATGGCGCAGTTAA
- the ccsA gene encoding cytochrome c biogenesis protein CcsA yields the protein MKLTWWKVLTVVLLLYTIVAGLLNKVPHLAILNETIRNIYFHVPMWFGMIIILTVSVIYSIKYLRKPTVENDIIAESAAKIGVLLGVLGIITGMEWARFTWGEYWSNDPKQNASAIGLLIYFAYLVLRSSFAEQQQRARISAVYNIFAFAALIPLLFILPRLTDSLHPGNGGNPGFSSYDLDNNMRMVFYPAVIAWTLLGVWMVNVKSRLELLQYKLHEQHA from the coding sequence ATGAAATTAACCTGGTGGAAAGTATTAACGGTAGTGCTGTTGTTGTACACAATAGTAGCCGGTTTGTTAAACAAGGTGCCGCATCTGGCCATCCTCAACGAAACCATTCGCAACATTTACTTTCACGTACCCATGTGGTTCGGGATGATTATTATTTTAACGGTTTCGGTTATTTACTCCATTAAGTACCTGCGCAAGCCTACCGTGGAAAACGACATTATTGCGGAATCGGCGGCTAAAATTGGGGTTTTGCTGGGCGTGCTGGGTATTATTACCGGTATGGAATGGGCGCGTTTTACCTGGGGTGAGTATTGGAGTAACGATCCCAAACAAAATGCTTCGGCCATTGGCTTGCTGATTTACTTTGCCTACTTGGTATTGCGCAGTTCTTTTGCCGAGCAGCAGCAGCGGGCGCGTATTAGTGCGGTATATAATATTTTTGCTTTTGCGGCGCTTATTCCGCTACTCTTTATTTTGCCCCGCTTAACCGATTCGCTGCACCCTGGTAATGGCGGCAATCCAGGTTTTAGCTCTTACGATTTAGATAATAACATGCGGATGGTTTTTTATCCGGCCGTAATTGCTTGGACTTTGCTGGGCGTATGGATGGTAAACGTAAAATCGCGTTTGGAATTACTTCAATACAAATTACATGAACAACATGCTTAA
- a CDS encoding CcmD family protein — MNNMLKYLFIFIMLLAAVPAANTLAQTTANTTVQAADAGSTSEVEMADALRRDGKIYVVVAVIVTVLAGLILYLIRLDRKVSNLEQQLKS; from the coding sequence ATGAACAACATGCTTAAGTACTTATTTATATTTATAATGCTGCTGGCGGCGGTGCCGGCGGCTAACACCCTGGCTCAAACTACCGCTAATACAACGGTACAAGCTGCCGATGCCGGTAGTACCTCTGAAGTAGAAATGGCAGATGCATTACGTCGCGATGGCAAGATTTACGTGGTGGTAGCCGTTATAGTTACGGTATTAGCCGGGTTGATATTATATTTGATTCGGTTGGACCGCAAAGTAAGCAATCTGGAACAACAACTGAAAAGCTGA
- a CDS encoding cytochrome c maturation protein CcmE domain-containing protein, whose protein sequence is MKKSHITGIAIIALAIGIIISSAGDASMYVSFKEARELAAEGKTSKVHVVGRLKKDAQGHIVGMNYNPVMDPNYFTFVLVDTLQNEQKVVYFQPKPQDFERSEQVVIMGNMQKDAFVADKILLKCPSKYVEKEIKQTASL, encoded by the coding sequence ATGAAAAAGTCGCATATTACTGGAATTGCTATTATTGCTTTAGCTATAGGTATCATTATTTCGTCGGCGGGTGATGCCAGCATGTACGTATCGTTTAAAGAAGCCCGCGAGTTAGCTGCCGAAGGCAAAACGAGTAAAGTACACGTGGTAGGCCGCTTAAAGAAAGATGCGCAAGGCCACATCGTAGGGATGAACTACAACCCCGTTATGGACCCCAACTATTTTACTTTTGTGCTGGTAGATACGCTGCAAAACGAACAAAAAGTAGTTTATTTTCAACCTAAACCGCAGGATTTTGAGCGCTCGGAGCAAGTAGTAATAATGGGTAATATGCAGAAAGATGCCTTTGTGGCCGATAAAATTTTACTCAAGTGTCCGTCTAAATACGTCGAAAAAGAAATTAAACAAACAGCAAGCCTGTAA
- the ccsA gene encoding cytochrome c biogenesis protein CcsA, translating into MINTFIGDLGHASVIVAFVAAIVAALAYFMAAKGRPLGETDINWRNLGRGAFYVHTIAVLSIIISLFNIIYNHRYEYYYAWSHSSNYLPTHFMISCFWEGQEGSFLLWIFWHTLLGLAIIWFNKKWEAPTMAVFAFVQLFLTSMILGVVIGDLKIGSSPFILLRDFMTDAPVFKLNPNFIPKDGTGLNPLLQNYWMVIHPPTLFLGFAITLVPFAFAIAGLWKKDYITWIKPALPWNLFGGLVLGVGIMMGAYWAYETLNFGGYWNWDPVENAVYIPWLVLIAGLHTMVVYKRSKHALRTSFVLVITTFLLVLYATFLTRSGILGNASVHSFTDLGLSGQLFAYLAAFVVLAVLLLVRHWKAIPATEKELTTYNSEFWVFIGVVVLCLGAFQVLVTTSIPVYNSFLGFIGIKSNMALPADQIAHYTKFQLWMGVGIALLSGLAQLLWWQKNDKSKVANALAVPLILTFLFVSLVYMLGKINLIPKVDTLSYFVLLFVTLFAIFANLSMVLTLIRRKVNLSGGAVSHIGVALMLFGILFSSGYSNIISQNTSGLLYSRDFPDDINRDNVLLFRNDKVKMGPYDVAYRGRYFEVKDFPEYVNKQLLHQLDDIHKAIARADIKYKDKIYFKTGDTVDIYPENTYYQVEFKNRETDKTFTLYPRAQVNPEMGFIASPAIKMFADKDLYTHVRVAASEEDKQWSELKEQDLAIGDTLYLNDYFAVLKNIEPTREVKGVELTANDVAVQADFIISGEDKDYHAHPVFVIKDNLVGRIPDEVEDLGLRLTFVNIDTKNNKFKIGVNTTQKDYVILAAVEKPFINILWIGTLVMSIGMGMAIIKRYKEAKVVANPETGSSKKRVVRNKQLA; encoded by the coding sequence GTGATAAATACGTTCATTGGGGATCTGGGGCATGCGAGTGTGATTGTAGCTTTTGTAGCAGCTATCGTGGCAGCTCTGGCCTATTTTATGGCGGCGAAAGGCAGACCGCTCGGCGAAACGGATATTAATTGGCGCAACCTGGGTAGGGGCGCTTTTTACGTACATACCATTGCGGTATTAAGTATCATTATTAGCTTGTTTAATATTATTTATAATCATCGTTATGAATACTATTACGCCTGGAGCCACTCGTCTAATTACCTGCCTACCCACTTCATGATTTCGTGTTTCTGGGAAGGTCAGGAAGGAAGCTTTTTACTCTGGATTTTCTGGCATACGCTGCTGGGTTTAGCCATTATCTGGTTTAATAAAAAATGGGAAGCGCCTACTATGGCGGTTTTTGCTTTTGTGCAGCTTTTCCTGACCTCCATGATTTTGGGCGTAGTTATCGGAGATTTAAAAATTGGTTCGTCGCCGTTTATTCTCTTGCGCGATTTCATGACCGATGCGCCGGTATTTAAATTAAACCCGAACTTTATTCCGAAGGATGGTACTGGTTTAAACCCGTTGCTGCAGAACTACTGGATGGTAATTCACCCGCCAACCTTGTTCCTGGGCTTTGCTATTACTTTGGTACCTTTTGCTTTTGCCATTGCCGGCCTTTGGAAAAAAGATTACATTACCTGGATTAAACCGGCTCTGCCTTGGAACTTGTTCGGAGGTTTAGTATTGGGCGTGGGTATTATGATGGGCGCTTACTGGGCCTACGAAACCTTGAACTTTGGCGGTTACTGGAACTGGGACCCCGTTGAAAATGCGGTTTACATTCCGTGGCTGGTGCTCATTGCTGGTTTGCATACCATGGTAGTTTACAAGCGTAGCAAGCACGCATTGCGTACTTCGTTTGTTCTGGTAATTACTACCTTTTTGCTTGTATTATACGCTACCTTCTTAACCCGCAGCGGTATTCTGGGTAATGCCTCAGTACACTCTTTTACCGATTTAGGTTTATCTGGTCAGTTATTTGCCTATTTAGCGGCTTTTGTGGTATTGGCGGTGCTTTTATTAGTTCGCCATTGGAAAGCCATTCCGGCTACCGAAAAAGAATTAACTACTTACAACAGCGAATTTTGGGTGTTTATTGGGGTGGTAGTTTTATGCTTAGGCGCTTTCCAGGTGTTGGTAACTACTTCCATCCCGGTATATAATTCTTTCCTGGGCTTTATTGGTATTAAATCCAATATGGCTTTGCCGGCCGATCAGATTGCACACTATACCAAATTCCAGTTATGGATGGGGGTTGGTATCGCGTTGTTGTCGGGCTTAGCTCAGTTGCTTTGGTGGCAAAAGAACGATAAGTCTAAAGTGGCGAATGCTTTAGCCGTGCCGCTTATTTTAACTTTCCTTTTTGTGAGTTTGGTGTACATGCTCGGCAAAATTAACCTGATCCCGAAAGTAGATACCCTCTCTTATTTTGTGCTGTTGTTTGTTACGCTGTTTGCTATTTTCGCTAACCTGAGCATGGTACTTACGCTTATCCGGCGCAAAGTAAATTTATCGGGAGGGGCTGTTTCGCACATTGGCGTGGCATTAATGTTATTTGGTATTTTATTCTCGTCGGGGTACTCCAACATTATCTCGCAAAATACCTCAGGCTTGTTATACTCCCGCGATTTCCCGGATGATATTAACCGCGATAACGTGTTGCTGTTCCGGAACGATAAAGTAAAAATGGGCCCTTACGATGTGGCTTACCGGGGTCGTTATTTCGAAGTAAAAGATTTTCCAGAATACGTAAATAAGCAGTTGCTACATCAATTAGATGATATACATAAAGCTATTGCCCGGGCCGATATTAAGTATAAAGACAAGATATACTTTAAAACCGGCGACACCGTAGATATTTATCCGGAGAATACATATTACCAGGTAGAATTTAAAAACCGGGAAACAGATAAAACTTTTACCTTGTACCCCCGGGCGCAGGTAAACCCCGAAATGGGCTTTATTGCTTCGCCGGCGATTAAGATGTTTGCGGATAAAGATTTATATACCCACGTGCGGGTGGCGGCTTCGGAAGAAGATAAACAATGGAGCGAGCTGAAAGAACAGGATTTAGCTATTGGCGATACCTTGTACCTGAATGATTACTTTGCGGTATTAAAAAATATTGAACCTACCCGCGAGGTAAAAGGAGTAGAGCTAACAGCGAACGATGTAGCCGTACAAGCTGATTTTATTATTTCGGGCGAAGACAAAGACTACCACGCGCATCCGGTATTTGTAATTAAAGACAACCTAGTGGGCCGCATTCCGGACGAGGTAGAAGATCTGGGATTACGTTTAACCTTCGTGAACATTGATACTAAAAATAACAAGTTTAAAATTGGCGTAAATACTACCCAGAAAGACTATGTTATTTTGGCTGCCGTAGAAAAACCATTCATCAATATTCTCTGGATCGGAACCCTTGTTATGTCTATTGGCATGGGGATGGCTATTATAAAACGCTACAAAGAAGCAAAAGTAGTAGCCAACCCGGAAACCGGCAGCTCTAAGAAGCGGGTAGTGCGTAATAAGCAATTAGCTTAA
- a CDS encoding Rossmann-like and DUF2520 domain-containing protein, which yields MASPLSVALIGAGNVAWHLGRALEQAGNHVVLVYSRTLVKAEFLSETLLHAHPTQNPDFSLVAADVFIIALKDDVVVEFLKKAVFPRSSLVVHTSGSLPLTIFEQHAAIRGGVFYPVQTFSRAVAMDLKQTPIGIEASTPDDVSLLKNLAFSISEKVFDLPSDARKVIHLAAVFACNFTNHLLGISHDLLTQQQLNFTVLQPLVTETIQKAFAHAPFQVQTGPAVRFDQKIIEQHQQLLQDKPDYAEVYALLTEHIQKKAQEIAKLDQ from the coding sequence ATGGCATCTCCGTTATCTGTTGCATTAATCGGGGCCGGCAATGTGGCCTGGCATTTAGGGCGGGCTCTTGAGCAAGCTGGCAACCATGTTGTTCTGGTATATAGCCGTACGTTGGTTAAAGCCGAGTTCCTTTCTGAAACTTTATTGCATGCGCACCCTACCCAAAACCCTGATTTTAGTTTAGTAGCCGCTGATGTGTTTATTATAGCCCTGAAAGATGATGTGGTAGTTGAATTTTTAAAAAAAGCTGTTTTCCCCAGGAGCAGTTTGGTGGTACATACTTCCGGAAGTTTGCCTTTAACTATTTTTGAACAGCATGCAGCTATTCGTGGTGGTGTTTTTTATCCGGTGCAAACTTTTAGCAGGGCAGTGGCTATGGATTTAAAACAAACCCCTATTGGCATTGAGGCCAGTACGCCGGATGATGTTTCTCTATTAAAAAATTTGGCTTTCAGTATTAGTGAAAAGGTATTTGATTTACCAAGCGATGCTCGTAAAGTAATTCATTTAGCGGCGGTATTTGCGTGTAATTTCACGAATCATTTATTGGGTATTAGCCACGACTTATTAACCCAGCAACAGCTTAACTTTACCGTTTTACAGCCTTTAGTAACTGAAACCATTCAGAAAGCTTTTGCGCACGCGCCTTTTCAGGTGCAAACGGGGCCAGCGGTGCGCTTTGATCAAAAAATAATAGAACAACACCAGCAATTACTCCAGGATAAACCAGACTATGCCGAAGTTTACGCTTTATTAACGGAGCATATCCAGAAAAAGGCACAGGAAATAGCCAAGTTAGATCAGTAA
- a CDS encoding KdsC family phosphatase: MPNFRDFVRAVPSEKPMEHEQTTFMNKQLAFSDIKAFIFDVDGVLTDGTMLCFANGEQVRAFNIKDGFAIRHAIKKGYVIAIISGRKEEGVYKRLQSLDVQHIYLGVDNKDEVFQAFLQEQNLRPEQVAYMGDDVPDIAVMQQCGLAACPADAATDVLDICHYVSESLGGKGAVRDLIEMIMKTHSKW; encoded by the coding sequence ATGCCTAATTTTCGCGATTTTGTCCGGGCAGTTCCGTCAGAAAAACCAATGGAGCACGAACAAACCACTTTTATGAACAAACAACTAGCTTTTTCTGATATCAAAGCTTTTATTTTTGATGTAGATGGGGTATTAACCGATGGCACCATGCTGTGTTTTGCTAATGGCGAGCAGGTACGGGCCTTTAACATAAAAGATGGTTTTGCCATTCGGCACGCTATTAAAAAAGGATATGTTATAGCTATCATTTCGGGCCGCAAAGAAGAGGGCGTTTACAAGCGCTTGCAGTCGTTGGATGTGCAGCATATTTACCTGGGCGTAGACAATAAAGACGAGGTATTTCAAGCTTTTTTACAAGAGCAGAACTTGCGACCGGAGCAAGTAGCGTACATGGGCGACGATGTGCCTGATATTGCTGTAATGCAACAATGCGGGTTAGCGGCTTGCCCCGCCGATGCCGCTACGGATGTACTGGATATCTGTCACTATGTGTCTGAATCTCTGGGTGGCAAAGGCGCCGTACGTGATTTAATTGAAATGATAATGAAGACACATAGTAAATGGTGA
- a CDS encoding cold-shock protein yields the protein MKTGTVKFFNESKGYGFITDDLSKEDFFVHVTGLSGGQIQQNDKVEFDTQEGKKGVNAVNVKKV from the coding sequence ATGAAAACAGGAACAGTAAAATTCTTTAATGAATCCAAAGGTTACGGATTTATTACTGATGATCTAAGCAAAGAAGACTTCTTTGTCCACGTAACCGGATTAAGCGGTGGTCAGATTCAGCAGAACGATAAAGTTGAGTTTGATACGCAAGAGGGCAAAAAAGGTGTAAATGCGGTAAACGTGAAAAAAGTATAA